The genomic region CTGTGAAACCATGATCGCCTGACGTATTTCATCTCCGTTGCCATTCTCACGTACGTTATCTCCGGCTGCCGCACATCAAGGGCTACACCTCCAGCTTGAACCGCACCGTGAAAGTTCTTGATTTTATCAAGTCTGGTGGGCGGCACAGGACTCGAACCTATGACCCCTTGCGTGTAAAGCAAGTGCTCTAACCAACTGAGCTAGCCGCCCGTGAAGAAGAAAGTGGCGCGCTTGGCGGGATTCGAACCCACGACCTCTGCCTCCGCAGGGCAGCGCTCTATCCTGCTGAGCTACAAGCGCACTTTCGTGGTGCCGAAGGAGGGATTTGAACCCACACGGGCTGCTGCCCACTACGCCCTGAACGTAGCGCGTCTACCGTTCCGCCACTTCGGCATCTTTCGGGTCAAGCGCCCCTGAAACACCGGCCAATCCAGGGAATTGGCCCATAGCAGGCCCCTGCCCTCGCCGTATCCATCATACCCCGACGCCGACACGCCCGGCAACCCGCGGCGACCCTCCACCGGCCCCCGCGCCGCGCTTTCCACCGCTCTGGCCACCGGGTAAAATGGACGCGAGCAACCCATCGCAACCGGCCACCTGCGAACTATGTCAAAGGAGCAGCAACCGTGACCGCAATCAACACCCGCATCGAACGTGACTCCATGGGCGAGATGGAGGTCCCTGAGGACGCATACTTCGGCGCCTCCACCATGCGCGCCGTCCTCAACTTCCCCATCAGCGACCTCCGCTTCTCACGAGGCTTCATCCGCGCCCTCGGCCTCATCAAGCAGTCCGCCGCCCAGGCCAACGTCAAGCTCGGCCTGCTCGACTCCGCCCTGGGCCGCGCCATCGAGTACGCAGCGCAGGAGGTCATCGACGGCGACCTCGACGAGCATTTCGTCCTCGACATCTTCCAGACCGGCTCCGGCACCTCCACCAACACCAACGCCAACGAGGTCATCGCCAATCGCGCCACCGAGCTCCTCGGCGGCGACCGCGGCGACCGCCTCGTCCACCCCAACGATCACGTCAACATGTGCCAGTCCTCCAACGACGTCATCCCCACCGCCATCCACATCGCCACCCTCGCCGCCATCGAGGAGGACCTCGCCCCCGCCCTCCGCGAACTGCACGCCGCGCTGGAGGCCAAGGCCGAGGAGTTCTGGCCCATCGTCAAGACCGGCCGCACCCACCTGCAGGACGCCACGCCCGTGCGCCTTGGCCAGGAGTTCCGCGGCTACGCCGGCCAGGCCGAACGCTCCCTCCGCCGCCTCGAGCACGCCGCTGCCGAACTCTCCGAGGTCGCCCTCGGCGGCACCGCCGTCGGCACCGGCGTCAACGCCCACCCAGACTTCTCCGCCAACGTCTGCGCCCTCCTCTCCCGGAAGCTCGGCGTCGACGTCCGCGAGACCGACAACCACTTCCAGGCCCAGAACACCCTCGACTCCGTCGTGGAGGCCAGCGCCACCCTCCGCACCATCGCCATCAGCCTCTACAAGATCGCCAACGACATCCGCTGGCTCGGCTCCGGCCCCCGCGCCGGCATCGGCGAGATCATGCTGCCAGAGGTCCAGCCCGGCAGCTCCATCATGCCCGGCAAGGTGAACCCCGTCATCACCGAGTCCGTCATCCAGGTCGTCGCCCAGGTCATCGGCAACGACGCCGCCGTCGCCGTCGCCGGTCAGGGCGGCTACTTCGAGCTCAACATGATGTTCCCCGTCGCCGCCCACAACATCCTGCAGGCCGCCTCCCTCCTCGCCGCCTCGGCCCGCAACTTCT from Chloroflexota bacterium harbors:
- a CDS encoding class II fumarate hydratase; its protein translation is MTAINTRIERDSMGEMEVPEDAYFGASTMRAVLNFPISDLRFSRGFIRALGLIKQSAAQANVKLGLLDSALGRAIEYAAQEVIDGDLDEHFVLDIFQTGSGTSTNTNANEVIANRATELLGGDRGDRLVHPNDHVNMCQSSNDVIPTAIHIATLAAIEEDLAPALRELHAALEAKAEEFWPIVKTGRTHLQDATPVRLGQEFRGYAGQAERSLRRLEHAAAELSEVALGGTAVGTGVNAHPDFSANVCALLSRKLGVDVRETDNHFQAQNTLDSVVEASATLRTIAISLYKIANDIRWLGSGPRAGIGEIMLPEVQPGSSIMPGKVNPVITESVIQVVAQVIGNDAAVAVAGQGGYFELNMMFPVAAHNILQAASLLAASARNFSRQCVVGLVATTAGPDLVEKGLMLGTALAPAIGYDKAAAIAKTAAADDRTIREVAREQSGLSDEELDVLLKPDEMTEPGLGKSAGGGG